One Paracidovorax avenae ATCC 19860 genomic region harbors:
- the hutC gene encoding histidine utilization repressor codes for MTTSAPKRSSRPAGPPAAAEPALALYQQIKDHIVRRIQDGSWRAGDRLPSESELVQQFGMSRMTVNRALRELAEQGRIVRVAGVGSFVAEDKPQSTLLQIANLASEIRQRGHDYRCDVLAVERVSAPLDIAAALDLRTGESVFHAVCVHREDGVPVQLEDRYVNPRAVPQFGAQDFTRLQPSEYLVRNVPFDQMEHVVDAVLPTPEQARLLDMAGGDPCLLLTRRTWTRGMPVTLVRCLHPGSRYRLGSRIRADGHPLVG; via the coding sequence ATGACGACGTCCGCCCCCAAGCGCTCCTCCCGGCCCGCCGGTCCGCCGGCTGCTGCCGAACCGGCGCTCGCCCTCTACCAGCAGATCAAGGACCACATCGTGCGCAGGATCCAGGACGGATCGTGGCGCGCGGGCGACCGGCTGCCGTCGGAGAGCGAGCTGGTGCAGCAGTTCGGCATGTCGCGCATGACCGTGAACCGCGCGCTGCGCGAACTGGCAGAGCAGGGCCGCATCGTGCGCGTGGCCGGCGTGGGCAGCTTCGTGGCGGAGGACAAGCCGCAGTCCACGCTGCTGCAGATCGCCAACCTCGCCAGCGAGATCCGCCAGCGCGGCCACGATTACCGCTGCGACGTGCTGGCGGTGGAGCGCGTCTCCGCGCCGCTGGATATCGCCGCGGCGCTGGACCTGCGCACCGGCGAGTCGGTCTTCCATGCGGTCTGCGTGCACCGCGAGGACGGCGTGCCGGTGCAGCTGGAAGACCGCTACGTGAACCCGCGCGCGGTGCCGCAGTTCGGTGCGCAGGACTTCACGCGGCTGCAGCCGTCCGAATACCTCGTGCGCAATGTGCCGTTCGACCAGATGGAGCACGTCGTGGATGCCGTGCTGCCCACGCCCGAGCAGGCGCGACTGCTGGACATGGCCGGAGGCGACCCGTGCCTGCTGCTCACGCGCCGGACCTGGACGCGGGGCATGCCGGTCACCCTGGTGCGCTGCCTGCACCCGGGCTCGCGCTACCGGCTCGGCAGCCGCATCCGGGCCGACGGCCATCCGCTCGTCGGGTGA
- a CDS encoding ABC transporter permease, protein MSRVMGAMPADSQPGAPGAPAPAAVPAVPRRRLRPLEPVAPRTRWLLGAAFFVLFVAAWSVATLGGYVSPTFLASPVTMVQEGWLLFTQFGFLHDIGMTVWRVLGGFALAALVAVPLGIAMGAHKGVEAFLEPFVSFCRYLPASAFIPLLILWAGLGELQKLLVIFIGSVFQIILMVAVTVGSARKDLVEAAYTLGATPTGIVRRVLIPGAAPHIAETLRLVLGWAWTYVIVAELIGSSSGIGHMITDSQALLNTGQIIFGIIVIGVIGLVSDFLFKALNRRLFAWSTL, encoded by the coding sequence CCGGCGCGCCGGGCGCACCGGCACCCGCGGCCGTGCCTGCCGTGCCGCGCCGCCGCCTGCGCCCGCTGGAGCCGGTGGCCCCGCGCACGCGCTGGCTGCTGGGCGCTGCCTTCTTCGTGCTCTTCGTGGCCGCGTGGTCGGTGGCCACGCTGGGCGGCTACGTGTCGCCCACCTTCCTGGCGAGCCCGGTCACCATGGTGCAGGAGGGCTGGCTGCTGTTCACGCAGTTCGGTTTCCTGCACGACATCGGCATGACCGTATGGCGCGTGCTGGGCGGCTTTGCGCTGGCCGCGCTGGTGGCCGTGCCGCTGGGCATTGCCATGGGTGCGCACAAGGGCGTGGAGGCGTTCCTGGAGCCTTTCGTGTCTTTCTGCCGCTACCTGCCCGCATCGGCGTTCATTCCGCTGCTCATCCTCTGGGCGGGCCTGGGCGAGTTGCAGAAGCTGCTGGTGATCTTCATCGGCTCGGTGTTCCAGATCATCCTGATGGTCGCCGTCACCGTGGGCAGCGCCCGCAAGGACCTGGTCGAGGCCGCCTACACGCTGGGGGCCACGCCCACCGGCATCGTGCGCCGCGTGCTGATCCCCGGCGCCGCGCCCCACATCGCCGAGACGCTGCGGCTGGTGCTGGGCTGGGCCTGGACCTACGTGATCGTGGCCGAGCTGATCGGCTCGTCGTCCGGCATCGGCCACATGATCACCGACAGCCAGGCGCTGCTCAACACCGGGCAGATCATTTTCGGCATCATCGTGATCGGTGTCATCGGCCTGGTGTCGGACTTCCTCTTCAAGGCGCTCAACCGCCGCCTCTTCGCCTGGAGCACCCTCTGA
- the hutU gene encoding urocanate hydratase: MNANDAILSAATAADPRHDPTRVIRAPRGSQLHCKNWLAEAAWRMLQNNLDPDVAENPQSLVVYGGIGRAARNWECFDQILASLKTLEADESLLIQSGKPVGVFKTHENAPRVLLANSNLVPKWGNWEHFNELDRKGLFMYGQMTAGSWIYIGAQGIVQGTFETFVEAGRQHYGNDLSGRWILTAGLGGMGGAQPLAGVLAGACVLAVECQQSSIDFRLRTRYVDKQAKDIDDALALIAHHTARKEAVSIALLGNAAEVLPELVRRARAGGPKPDIVTDQTSAHDLVNGYLPVGWTVAEWRAAAADPAQHARLRDAAARGCAVHVQAMLDFQAMGIPTVDYGNNIRQVAFDQGVKNAFDFPGFVPAYIRPLFCEGKGPFRWVALSGDPEDIYKTDAKIKELFPENRHTHRWLDMARERIAFQGLPARICWLGLGERHKAALAFNEMVKSGELKAPIVIGRDHLDTGSVASPNRETEAMKDGTDAVSDWPLLNALLNTAGGATWVSLHHGGGVGMGYSQHAGVVIVADGTEEAAARLGRVLWNDPASGVMRHADAGYDIAIATAKKHQLHLPMVK; the protein is encoded by the coding sequence ATGAACGCCAACGACGCCATCCTGTCCGCCGCCACCGCAGCCGACCCCCGCCACGACCCCACGCGCGTCATCCGCGCCCCGCGCGGCAGCCAGCTGCACTGCAAAAACTGGCTGGCCGAGGCCGCCTGGCGCATGCTCCAGAACAACCTGGACCCGGATGTGGCCGAGAACCCGCAGTCGCTGGTGGTCTATGGCGGCATCGGCCGCGCGGCCCGCAACTGGGAATGCTTCGACCAGATCCTGGCATCGCTCAAGACCCTGGAAGCGGATGAATCGCTGCTGATCCAGTCCGGCAAGCCCGTGGGCGTGTTCAAGACGCACGAGAACGCGCCGCGCGTGCTGCTGGCCAACTCCAACCTGGTGCCGAAGTGGGGCAACTGGGAACACTTCAACGAACTGGACCGCAAGGGCCTTTTCATGTACGGCCAGATGACGGCCGGCAGCTGGATCTACATCGGTGCCCAGGGCATCGTGCAGGGCACGTTCGAGACCTTCGTCGAGGCAGGCCGCCAGCACTACGGCAACGACCTCTCGGGCAGGTGGATCCTGACGGCGGGCCTGGGCGGCATGGGTGGCGCGCAGCCCCTGGCGGGCGTATTGGCGGGGGCCTGCGTGCTGGCCGTCGAGTGCCAGCAGAGCAGCATCGACTTCCGCCTGCGCACGCGCTATGTGGACAAGCAGGCGAAGGACATCGACGATGCGCTCGCACTGATCGCGCACCACACGGCGCGCAAGGAAGCGGTTTCCATCGCCCTGCTGGGCAATGCCGCCGAAGTGCTGCCCGAGCTGGTCCGGCGTGCCCGGGCCGGCGGCCCCAAGCCCGACATCGTGACGGACCAGACCTCTGCGCACGACCTCGTCAACGGCTACCTGCCCGTGGGCTGGACGGTCGCCGAGTGGCGTGCCGCCGCCGCCGATCCGGCGCAGCATGCCCGCCTGAGGGACGCCGCGGCCCGGGGCTGCGCCGTCCACGTGCAGGCCATGCTCGATTTCCAGGCCATGGGCATTCCCACGGTGGACTACGGCAACAACATCCGCCAGGTGGCCTTCGACCAGGGCGTGAAGAACGCCTTCGATTTCCCCGGCTTCGTGCCTGCGTACATCCGCCCGCTGTTCTGCGAGGGCAAGGGTCCGTTCCGCTGGGTGGCGCTTTCGGGCGATCCGGAGGACATCTACAAGACCGACGCCAAGATCAAGGAGCTGTTCCCCGAGAACCGGCACACCCACCGCTGGCTGGACATGGCCCGCGAGCGCATCGCCTTCCAGGGCCTGCCCGCGCGCATCTGCTGGCTGGGCCTGGGCGAGCGCCACAAGGCGGCGCTGGCCTTCAACGAGATGGTCAAGAGCGGCGAGCTGAAGGCGCCCATCGTCATCGGCCGCGACCACCTGGACACCGGCTCCGTCGCCAGCCCCAACCGCGAGACCGAGGCCATGAAGGACGGTACCGACGCAGTGAGCGACTGGCCGCTGCTCAATGCGCTGCTCAACACCGCAGGCGGCGCCACCTGGGTGAGCCTGCACCACGGCGGCGGCGTGGGCATGGGCTACTCGCAGCATGCGGGCGTGGTGATCGTGGCCGACGGCACGGAGGAAGCCGCCGCGCGCCTGGGCCGCGTGCTGTGGAACGATCCGGCCAGCGGCGTGATGCGCCATGCGGACGCGGGCTATGACATCGCCATCGCTACGGCGAAGAAGCACCAGCTGCACCTGCCGATGGTGAAGTGA
- a CDS encoding formimidoylglutamate deiminase, with translation MTGQTSSSSGGAIFAAQALLPGGWAKDVLMRWNEDGRITHVQPDSAPPPAVARARGPLLPGLPNLHSHAFQRAFAGLTEFRAASDDSFWSWRDLMYRFAARMSPAALEAIATWLYVEMLEAGYTAVCEFHYLHHAEGGRPYADDAEMSLALLRAAERAGIGITLLPVLYQASGFGGQPPREGQRRFLHRTDAMLALLERLAPAVRAQGGVLGLAPHSLRAVPPDSLNAALQGLDAIAPGAPVHIHIAEQTQEVDDCIAWSGQRPVEWLLDHLPVDARWCLVHATHLSDTEAARAARSGAVAGLCPTTEANLGDGLFDLPRWRAAGGTWGLGSDSHACVNAAEELMLLEYGQRLALRRRNVLGTDAQPQVATAMLLQAVQGGAQAAGHLPSPGAQAGLVRGAWADFVVLDPEHIALRGLPPESQLAAHVFASHRTSALDAVWTAGVQRVASGRHALHGESAAAFAAVRSGLLQN, from the coding sequence ATGACCGGCCAGACTTCCTCCTCCTCCGGTGGCGCGATATTCGCCGCACAGGCCCTGCTGCCCGGCGGCTGGGCAAAAGACGTGCTGATGCGCTGGAACGAAGACGGGCGCATCACCCACGTGCAGCCGGACAGTGCACCGCCGCCTGCCGTGGCCCGCGCACGCGGACCGCTGCTGCCGGGCCTGCCCAACCTGCATTCCCATGCCTTCCAGCGCGCCTTCGCCGGCCTGACCGAGTTCCGCGCGGCCAGCGACGACTCGTTCTGGAGCTGGCGCGACCTGATGTACCGGTTCGCCGCGCGCATGTCGCCCGCGGCGCTGGAGGCGATCGCCACCTGGCTCTATGTGGAGATGCTGGAGGCGGGCTACACGGCGGTGTGCGAGTTCCACTACCTGCACCACGCCGAGGGCGGTCGCCCCTACGCCGACGATGCCGAGATGTCGCTCGCGCTGCTGCGTGCGGCGGAACGCGCCGGCATCGGCATCACGCTGCTGCCGGTACTCTACCAGGCCAGCGGCTTCGGTGGCCAGCCGCCGCGCGAGGGCCAGCGGCGCTTCCTGCACCGCACCGACGCCATGCTCGCGCTGCTCGAACGCCTCGCGCCCGCGGTGCGCGCGCAGGGCGGCGTGCTGGGCCTCGCGCCGCACTCCCTGCGCGCAGTGCCGCCCGATAGCCTGAACGCGGCACTGCAGGGCCTGGACGCCATCGCCCCCGGCGCACCGGTGCACATCCACATCGCCGAGCAGACGCAGGAGGTTGATGACTGCATCGCCTGGAGCGGCCAGCGGCCCGTGGAGTGGCTGCTCGACCACCTGCCCGTGGATGCGCGCTGGTGCCTCGTGCACGCCACGCACCTGAGCGACACGGAGGCCGCGCGCGCGGCCCGCTCCGGCGCGGTGGCAGGCCTGTGCCCGACGACCGAGGCCAACCTGGGCGACGGGCTCTTCGACCTGCCGCGCTGGCGGGCGGCTGGCGGGACCTGGGGCCTGGGCTCCGACAGCCATGCCTGCGTGAACGCGGCCGAAGAGCTGATGTTGCTCGAATACGGCCAGCGGCTGGCCCTGCGCCGCCGCAACGTGCTGGGCACCGATGCGCAACCGCAGGTCGCCACCGCCATGCTGCTGCAGGCCGTGCAGGGCGGCGCGCAGGCCGCCGGTCACCTGCCGTCGCCCGGCGCGCAGGCGGGCCTGGTACGGGGCGCCTGGGCCGACTTCGTCGTGCTGGACCCGGAGCACATCGCGCTGCGCGGCCTGCCGCCCGAAAGCCAGCTCGCCGCCCATGTCTTCGCCAGCCACCGCACTTCGGCCCTCGATGCCGTCTGGACGGCCGGCGTGCAGCGTGTCGCCTCTGGCCGCCACGCCCTGCACGGAGAGAGCGCCGCCGCCTTCGCCGCGGTACGCTCCGGCCTGCTGCAAAACTGA
- a CDS encoding phytanoyl-CoA dioxygenase family protein, which produces MLRAAATPAIARRVSERVTDALVADFARDGAVCIRQLLTPGEVALLREGIDANLAAPSPRAKVASRPDDPGRFFEDFCNWQGIPAFGRFIAESPAALAAQRLMQSRGVRLYHDHVLVKEPGTRQRTPWHQDQPYYNIDGAQNISCWIPVDPVPRASTLEFVAGSHRGPWLMPRSFMDHQAKWFPEGSLQDLPDVEADRAAFDILGWDIEPGDVVCFHMLTLHAAGGFEGPGRRRVFSVRFLGDDVRHAPRAWTTSPEFPGLAEALPAGAPMAHPLFPLLAGEGA; this is translated from the coding sequence ATGCTGCGCGCCGCTGCCACTCCCGCGATCGCCCGGCGCGTCTCCGAACGCGTGACCGACGCACTCGTGGCCGACTTCGCGCGCGATGGAGCAGTATGCATCCGCCAGTTGCTCACGCCGGGCGAGGTGGCGCTGCTGCGCGAAGGCATCGATGCCAACCTGGCCGCGCCCAGCCCGCGCGCCAAGGTCGCCAGCCGCCCTGACGACCCCGGCCGCTTCTTCGAGGACTTCTGCAACTGGCAGGGCATTCCCGCGTTCGGCCGCTTCATCGCCGAATCGCCCGCGGCCCTGGCCGCACAGCGGCTCATGCAGTCGCGCGGCGTGCGCCTCTACCACGACCACGTGCTGGTCAAGGAGCCGGGCACGCGCCAGCGCACGCCCTGGCACCAGGACCAGCCCTACTACAACATCGACGGCGCACAGAACATCAGCTGCTGGATCCCGGTGGACCCGGTGCCGCGCGCCAGCACGCTGGAGTTCGTGGCCGGCTCGCACCGTGGCCCCTGGCTCATGCCGCGCAGCTTCATGGACCACCAGGCGAAGTGGTTTCCCGAGGGCAGCCTGCAGGACCTGCCCGACGTGGAGGCCGATCGCGCGGCTTTCGACATCCTGGGCTGGGACATCGAGCCCGGCGACGTGGTGTGCTTCCACATGCTTACGCTGCACGCGGCCGGCGGCTTCGAGGGGCCGGGCCGGCGGCGCGTGTTCTCGGTGCGTTTCCTGGGCGACGACGTGCGCCATGCGCCGCGCGCCTGGACCACCTCGCCCGAGTTTCCGGGCTTGGCGGAAGCGCTGCCCGCGGGCGCGCCCATGGCGCATCCGCTGTTCCCGCTGCTGGCGGGCGAGGGCGCCTGA
- the hutI gene encoding imidazolonepropionase, which produces MQPTPFSSLPGADGCWTDLRLSEGLFIPDVAVPGGALACVVVQGGTVRWVGPTAAVPPAFAGLPRHAGGGALATPGLVDCHTHLVYGGHRANEFAMRLAGASYEEVARAGGGIVSSVKATRAATEDELFAQALPRLQALLDEGVCAIEIKSGYGLALEHERKQLRAARRLGEACGVTVRSTFLGAHALPPEYAGRSQDYIDLVCREMLPALAEEGLVDAVDVFCERIAFSLAETEQVFQAAQALGLPVKLHAEQLSDMGGARLAARYGALSCDHIEHLSAEGIAAMKAAGTVAVLLPGAYYTLRDTHLPPIQALRDAGVPMAVSTDHNPGTSPALSLRLMANMACTLFRLTVPEALAGITTHAARALGLQDSHGLIATGRPANFVLWPFMEAAELAYWFGHQPPRAIVRQGRVVQR; this is translated from the coding sequence ATGCAGCCGACACCTTTTTCTTCATTGCCCGGCGCCGATGGCTGCTGGACCGACCTGCGGCTTTCGGAAGGGCTTTTCATCCCCGACGTGGCCGTGCCCGGCGGTGCCCTTGCCTGCGTGGTGGTGCAGGGCGGCACCGTGCGCTGGGTCGGGCCGACGGCCGCCGTGCCGCCGGCCTTCGCCGGGCTGCCCCGCCATGCGGGTGGCGGCGCCCTGGCCACGCCCGGCCTCGTGGATTGCCACACCCACCTTGTTTATGGCGGCCACCGCGCCAACGAATTCGCCATGCGGCTGGCGGGGGCCAGCTACGAAGAGGTCGCCCGGGCCGGTGGCGGGATCGTCTCGTCGGTGAAGGCCACGCGTGCGGCCACGGAAGACGAGCTGTTCGCCCAGGCCTTGCCGCGGCTGCAGGCCCTGCTGGACGAGGGTGTGTGCGCCATCGAGATCAAGTCCGGCTACGGCCTGGCGCTGGAGCACGAGCGCAAGCAGTTGCGCGCCGCGCGGCGGCTGGGTGAGGCCTGCGGCGTCACCGTGCGCTCCACCTTTCTCGGTGCGCATGCACTGCCGCCGGAATACGCCGGCCGCAGCCAGGACTACATCGATCTCGTCTGCCGGGAAATGCTTCCCGCGCTGGCCGAAGAAGGCCTGGTGGACGCGGTGGACGTGTTCTGCGAGCGCATCGCCTTCAGCCTGGCCGAGACCGAGCAGGTCTTCCAGGCCGCGCAGGCGCTGGGCCTGCCCGTCAAGCTGCATGCCGAGCAGCTCTCCGACATGGGCGGCGCCCGGCTCGCAGCGCGCTATGGCGCCCTGTCGTGCGACCACATCGAGCACCTGTCCGCCGAAGGCATTGCCGCGATGAAGGCGGCCGGCACGGTGGCCGTGCTGCTGCCCGGCGCCTATTACACGTTGCGCGACACGCATCTTCCGCCCATCCAGGCGCTGCGCGACGCGGGCGTGCCCATGGCCGTCTCGACCGACCACAACCCCGGCACCTCGCCCGCGCTGAGCTTGCGGCTGATGGCCAACATGGCCTGCACGCTGTTCCGGCTCACGGTGCCCGAGGCCCTGGCCGGCATCACCACCCACGCCGCGCGCGCACTGGGCCTGCAGGACTCGCACGGGCTCATCGCCACCGGCCGGCCCGCCAATTTCGTGCTCTGGCCGTTCATGGAGGCCGCCGAGCTGGCCTACTGGTTCGGACACCAGCCGCCGCGGGCGATCGTGCGGCAGGGCAGGGTGGTGCAGCGATGA
- a CDS encoding HutD/Ves family protein, translating to MALQRFDLAAIAPTPWKNGGGATREIVCWPPGAGMEAFGWRVSAATIDRAGPFSAYPGIQRQIMLLDGEGVHLRAQGIDHRLDEPWQPWSFDGGAPLDCTPLGGRSTDFNLMLRRGAWQGAIEVVSGDVRPGSTPAGVCLVLAGTWRDEVGEGYRPGHGLWWGERVRAPLSLAPEDADGAVLAWIGLAPDARAASAPALQDT from the coding sequence ATGGCGCTGCAGCGTTTCGACCTGGCCGCCATCGCGCCCACCCCCTGGAAGAATGGCGGCGGTGCCACGCGCGAGATCGTCTGCTGGCCGCCGGGCGCGGGCATGGAAGCTTTCGGCTGGCGCGTGAGTGCGGCCACCATCGACCGTGCCGGCCCGTTCTCGGCCTATCCGGGCATACAGCGGCAGATCATGTTGCTCGACGGCGAGGGTGTGCACCTGAGGGCGCAGGGCATCGACCACCGGCTCGACGAGCCCTGGCAGCCCTGGTCGTTCGACGGAGGCGCGCCCCTCGACTGCACGCCCCTCGGCGGCCGCTCCACGGACTTCAACCTCATGCTGCGCCGCGGAGCCTGGCAAGGCGCCATCGAGGTGGTGTCGGGCGACGTGCGGCCGGGCTCCACGCCCGCGGGCGTCTGCCTCGTGCTCGCCGGTACATGGCGCGACGAGGTAGGCGAAGGCTATCGGCCCGGCCATGGCCTGTGGTGGGGTGAACGTGTGCGGGCGCCCCTGTCGCTCGCTCCCGAGGATGCCGACGGGGCCGTGCTGGCCTGGATCGGCCTGGCACCAGACGCCAGAGCGGCCTCCGCGCCGGCCTTGCAGGACACTTGA
- the hutH gene encoding histidine ammonia-lyase, producing the protein MSTMPTLVLHPGRVTLAGLRAIAAGGQRLALDASALAGMQAAQATVDRIVDEDQVVYGINTGFGKLASTKIAHDRLAELQRNLVLSHSVGTGDPLPDDVVRMVLATKAVSLARGHSGVRPALVDALLALANADVLPVIPAKGSVGASGDLAPLAHLACVLIGEGAAKVGGKVISGREAMAAIGLEPFVLGPKEGLALLNGTQVSTALALAGLFAAESVFAAGLVSGCLTLEAIKGSVKPFDARIHEARGQAGQIAVAAAVRALLEGSAIDPSHPNCGRVQDPYSIRCVPQVMGACLDNLSHAARVLQIEANAASDNPLVFTDTGEVISGGNFHAEPVAFAADIIALALSEIGAISERRLALLLDTGLSGLPAFLIRDSGVNSGFMIAQVTAAALATENQCLAHPSSVTSLPTSANQEDHVSMATYAARRLLDMARNTAVIVGIEAMAAAQGMEFDRSLKSSPLMEAQFAAIRGRVAFLEQDRYLAPDIEAMRCWASGSAWPAPLAACLPSFQ; encoded by the coding sequence ATGAGCACCATGCCCACCCTCGTACTGCACCCTGGCCGGGTCACCCTGGCCGGATTGCGCGCCATAGCCGCCGGCGGCCAGCGGCTCGCACTGGATGCCTCTGCGCTGGCCGGCATGCAGGCCGCCCAGGCGACGGTGGACCGCATCGTCGACGAAGACCAGGTGGTCTATGGCATCAACACCGGGTTCGGCAAGCTCGCCAGCACGAAGATCGCGCACGACCGGCTGGCCGAACTGCAGCGCAATCTGGTGCTCTCGCACAGTGTCGGTACCGGCGATCCGCTGCCGGACGATGTCGTGCGCATGGTGCTTGCCACCAAGGCCGTGAGCCTGGCGCGCGGCCATTCGGGCGTGCGTCCGGCGCTGGTCGATGCCCTGTTGGCGCTGGCCAATGCCGACGTGCTGCCCGTCATCCCCGCCAAGGGCTCGGTGGGCGCGTCGGGCGACCTGGCGCCGCTGGCGCACCTGGCCTGCGTGCTGATCGGGGAGGGCGCTGCCAAAGTCGGCGGCAAGGTGATTTCCGGCCGCGAGGCCATGGCCGCCATCGGGCTGGAGCCGTTCGTGCTCGGCCCCAAGGAAGGCCTCGCATTGCTCAACGGCACTCAGGTTTCCACCGCGCTGGCGCTGGCGGGGCTGTTCGCGGCCGAGAGCGTGTTCGCCGCCGGCCTGGTATCGGGCTGCCTGACGCTCGAGGCCATCAAGGGCTCGGTCAAGCCCTTCGATGCGCGCATCCACGAAGCACGCGGTCAGGCCGGGCAGATCGCCGTGGCTGCGGCCGTGCGCGCGCTGCTGGAGGGTAGCGCCATCGACCCTTCGCACCCGAACTGCGGCCGCGTGCAGGACCCGTATTCCATCCGCTGCGTGCCCCAGGTCATGGGCGCCTGCCTGGACAACCTCTCCCATGCCGCCCGCGTGCTGCAGATCGAGGCCAATGCGGCGTCGGACAACCCGCTCGTCTTTACCGATACGGGGGAGGTCATCTCCGGCGGCAACTTCCACGCCGAGCCGGTCGCCTTCGCGGCCGACATCATCGCGCTGGCGCTGTCGGAGATCGGCGCCATCTCCGAGCGCCGGCTCGCGCTGCTGCTGGACACGGGCCTGTCGGGCCTGCCAGCGTTCCTGATCCGGGACAGCGGCGTCAACTCCGGCTTCATGATCGCCCAGGTGACGGCCGCCGCCCTGGCCACCGAGAATCAGTGCCTGGCCCACCCCAGCAGCGTGACCAGCCTGCCCACCTCGGCCAACCAGGAAGACCACGTCTCCATGGCCACCTACGCCGCACGCCGACTGCTGGACATGGCGCGCAACACGGCGGTGATCGTCGGCATCGAGGCCATGGCCGCCGCGCAGGGCATGGAGTTCGACCGCAGCCTGAAATCATCCCCGCTGATGGAGGCGCAGTTCGCCGCCATCCGCGGGCGCGTGGCCTTCCTGGAGCAGGACCGCTACCTCGCGCCCGACATCGAGGCCATGCGCTGCTGGGCCAGTGGATCGGCCTGGCCCGCGCCGCTCGCGGCCTGCCTGCCCAGCTTCCAGTAA
- a CDS encoding ABC transporter ATP-binding protein, translated as MSELSIQGVSRTFTSAKGPATQALLPVDFHVADNDFVTILGPSGCGKSTMLRIVAGLDQPTSGRVLLDGRPVEGPGADRGMVFQSYTLFPWLTIEQNIRFGLRERGVPEVQQKERAAYFIAKVGLRGFEQHYPKQLSGGMQQRTAIARALANDPKILLMDEPFGALDNQTRVLMQELLLGIWEAERKTVMFVTHDIDEAIFMASRVAVFSARPGRIKTEIAVDLPHPRHYTLKTSPEFMELKARLTEEIRAESMAAEAH; from the coding sequence ATGAGCGAACTGTCCATCCAGGGTGTCTCGCGCACCTTCACCTCGGCCAAGGGCCCGGCCACGCAGGCGCTGCTGCCGGTGGACTTCCACGTGGCCGACAACGACTTCGTCACCATCCTGGGGCCATCGGGCTGCGGCAAGTCGACCATGCTGCGCATCGTGGCGGGGCTGGACCAGCCCACCAGCGGCAGGGTGCTGCTGGACGGTCGGCCGGTCGAGGGGCCGGGCGCCGACCGGGGCATGGTGTTCCAGAGCTACACGCTGTTCCCGTGGCTCACCATCGAGCAGAACATCCGTTTCGGCCTGCGCGAGCGGGGCGTGCCGGAAGTGCAGCAGAAGGAACGGGCGGCGTATTTCATCGCCAAGGTGGGTCTGCGCGGCTTCGAGCAGCACTATCCCAAGCAGCTCTCCGGCGGCATGCAGCAGCGCACCGCCATCGCCAGGGCGCTGGCCAACGACCCCAAGATCCTGCTCATGGACGAACCCTTCGGAGCGCTCGACAACCAGACCCGCGTGCTGATGCAGGAACTGCTGCTGGGCATCTGGGAGGCCGAGCGCAAGACCGTGATGTTCGTCACCCACGACATCGACGAGGCCATCTTCATGGCCAGCCGCGTGGCCGTGTTCAGCGCGCGGCCGGGGCGCATCAAGACGGAGATCGCGGTCGATCTGCCGCATCCGCGCCATTACACGCTCAAGACCTCGCCGGAATTCATGGAACTCAAGGCGCGGCTGACCGAGGAAATCCGGGCCGAATCCATGGCGGCCGAGGCGCATTGA
- the hutG gene encoding N-formylglutamate deformylase: protein MNDAPATPLFHFHAGTAPLLLSMPHAGTHVPPEIAGRLTDEARQVPDTDWHLERLYAFARGLGASVLVATHSRYVVDLNRPPDGSSLYPGQSVTGLCPVDTFDDTPLYADPAQVPAAAEIEERRRRYWDPYHAQLRAEIDRIRAQHGVAVLWDAHSIRSVLPRFFDGRLPDLNLGTADGASCDPALARELLAIGMAAPGYSAVLNGRFKGGYITRHYGDPGRNVHAVQLEMTQASYMQEALPFDYLPDTAMGVQPHLRRMLQACLDFAAERAAA, encoded by the coding sequence ATGAACGACGCACCGGCCACGCCGCTCTTCCATTTCCACGCCGGCACCGCGCCGCTGCTGCTGTCCATGCCGCATGCCGGCACCCACGTGCCGCCGGAGATTGCCGGCCGGCTCACGGATGAGGCCCGGCAGGTGCCGGACACCGACTGGCACCTGGAGCGTCTCTATGCTTTCGCGCGCGGCCTGGGCGCCTCCGTGCTCGTGGCCACGCATTCGCGCTACGTGGTGGACCTGAACCGCCCGCCCGACGGCAGCAGCCTGTATCCCGGCCAGAGCGTGACCGGGCTGTGCCCCGTGGACACCTTCGACGACACGCCGCTCTATGCCGACCCGGCCCAGGTGCCTGCCGCCGCGGAGATCGAGGAGCGCCGCCGCCGCTATTGGGATCCCTACCACGCGCAGCTGCGCGCCGAGATCGACCGCATCCGCGCGCAGCACGGCGTGGCGGTGCTCTGGGACGCGCACTCCATCCGCTCCGTGCTGCCGCGCTTCTTCGATGGCCGCCTGCCCGACCTCAACCTCGGCACGGCCGATGGCGCCAGCTGCGATCCGGCGCTCGCGCGCGAACTACTCGCCATCGGCATGGCCGCGCCCGGCTACAGCGCCGTGCTCAACGGCCGCTTCAAGGGCGGCTACATCACCCGGCATTACGGCGACCCGGGCCGCAACGTGCATGCCGTGCAGCTCGAGATGACGCAGGCCAGCTACATGCAGGAGGCGCTGCCGTTCGACTACCTGCCAGACACCGCCATGGGCGTGCAGCCCCACCTGCGCCGCATGCTGCAGGCCTGCCTGGACTTCGCCGCGGAGCGCGCGGCGGCCTGA